The following coding sequences are from one Chloroflexaceae bacterium window:
- a CDS encoding ATP-binding protein — MEPVPYPFAAIVGQEQMKLALILNVIDPRISGVLIRGEKGTAKSTAVRALADILPEIPVIAGDPFQTAPGDRWRDDLPADAPVVWRKVRVVELPVGATEDRVVGTLDLEHALKHGEKRFEPGLLAQAHRGFLYVDEVNLLDDHLVDILLDAAAMGVNTVEREGVSFSHPARFTLVGTMNPEEGELRPQLLDRFGLCVHVEGIRNTDERVEIMERRLAYEADPAGFARRWAAETDRLRQRIVAALELHPRVTVERAQMVAIARQCQELGVDGHRADIIALKTAKALAAWHGRDQVQEEDVRQAAGLALPHRMRRMPFDPLGEVSR; from the coding sequence ATGGAGCCGGTCCCCTACCCCTTCGCGGCCATCGTCGGTCAGGAGCAGATGAAGCTGGCCCTGATCCTGAACGTGATTGACCCGCGCATCTCCGGGGTGCTTATCCGTGGCGAGAAGGGCACCGCCAAGTCCACCGCCGTGCGCGCCCTGGCCGACATTCTGCCCGAAATCCCGGTGATCGCCGGCGACCCCTTCCAGACCGCGCCGGGCGATCGCTGGCGCGACGACCTGCCCGCCGACGCTCCGGTGGTCTGGCGCAAGGTGCGTGTGGTCGAACTGCCCGTCGGCGCCACTGAGGACCGGGTCGTCGGCACGCTCGACCTGGAGCATGCCCTCAAGCACGGCGAGAAGCGCTTCGAGCCGGGCCTGCTGGCCCAGGCTCATCGCGGCTTCCTGTATGTGGATGAGGTCAACCTCCTCGACGACCATCTGGTGGACATTCTGCTCGACGCGGCGGCGATGGGCGTCAACACCGTCGAGCGCGAGGGCGTCTCCTTCAGCCACCCGGCCCGCTTCACCCTGGTGGGCACGATGAACCCTGAAGAAGGCGAGTTGCGCCCGCAGCTCCTCGACCGCTTCGGGCTGTGTGTGCACGTCGAGGGGATCAGGAACACCGACGAGCGAGTTGAGATTATGGAACGCCGGCTGGCCTACGAGGCCGATCCGGCCGGCTTCGCCCGCCGGTGGGCCGCCGAGACCGACCGGCTGCGCCAGCGCATCGTCGCGGCGCTGGAACTGCACCCTCGCGTCACCGTGGAGCGCGCTCAGATGGTCGCCATCGCCCGGCAGTGCCAGGAACTGGGCGTGGATGGGCATCGCGCCGACATCATCGCCCTGAAGACGGCTAAGGCCCTGGCGGCCTGGCACGGGCGCGACCAGGTGCAGGAGGAAGACGTGCGCCAGGCCGCTGGCCTGGCCCTGCCCCACCGGATGCGTCGCATGCCCTTTGATCCGCTTGGCGAGGTGTCAAGATGA
- a CDS encoding VWA domain-containing protein encodes MPLLPLYPFSALVGQETMKLALLLAVIDPAIGGVLLRGSKGAAKSTAVRALQGLLPETPLLTLPLNATEEMLLGGLDWQAAIQTGDRRFQPGLLARANGGILYVDEVNLLDDHLVDVMLETLSRGWHRVEREGVAAAHAARVTLIGTMNPEEGELRPHLLDRFGLCVEVRAEEDLERRLLVLERREAFDRDPQAFRRQYEEEEERLRARLLAARARVGRIGLPPRLRIFIAELCAQHQVAGHRADLTLQRAARAMAALEDRPEITLADIERVAPLALRHRQREALPPPLAPPPPPPEPAPVPPEHAPPRDTQPSGDATHSDGPATTSDGESAGTTPPAGDQERVFEVGSGFAARRIEARPDRLTRRGSGRRSRTRALRLGRYVRAVPGRGGRDIALDATIRAAAPEQPRRLRPPGMAIAIRAQDLRERQRERRIGNFLLFVVDASGSMGAQARMVAAKGAIMALLADAYQKRDRVALITFRRREAALVLPPTASIELAARQLRALPVGGRTPLAAGLAEAARVLRLHLAKEPAARPILVLITDGKANVALAPGADPRAEALRIAGRLALEPRLTPIVVDTEAPGPVRFGLARDLAEALGAVCYTLDDLRAADLIALVQSR; translated from the coding sequence ATGCCCCTCCTCCCCCTCTACCCCTTCTCCGCCCTCGTCGGGCAGGAGACCATGAAGCTGGCCCTGCTGCTGGCGGTGATCGATCCGGCCATCGGTGGAGTACTGCTCCGCGGCAGCAAGGGCGCCGCCAAGTCCACTGCCGTGCGCGCCCTCCAGGGGCTGCTGCCCGAGACGCCCCTGCTCACCCTGCCGCTTAACGCCACCGAGGAGATGCTGCTGGGCGGGCTGGACTGGCAGGCCGCCATCCAGACCGGAGACCGCCGCTTCCAGCCTGGCCTCCTCGCCCGGGCCAATGGCGGCATCCTCTATGTGGACGAGGTCAACCTGCTCGACGATCACCTGGTGGACGTGATGCTTGAGACCCTGTCGAGGGGCTGGCACCGGGTAGAACGGGAGGGCGTCGCCGCCGCCCACGCGGCGCGGGTGACCCTCATTGGCACCATGAACCCCGAGGAGGGGGAACTGCGCCCCCATCTGCTCGACCGCTTCGGTCTCTGTGTCGAGGTGCGGGCGGAGGAGGATCTGGAGCGCCGCCTGCTGGTCCTGGAGCGGCGCGAGGCTTTTGACCGCGATCCTCAGGCTTTTCGGCGTCAGTACGAGGAAGAAGAGGAGCGTCTGCGCGCCCGCCTGCTGGCCGCGCGAGCGCGGGTGGGCCGCATCGGTCTGCCCCCGCGCCTGCGGATCTTCATCGCCGAACTGTGCGCCCAACACCAGGTCGCCGGCCACCGCGCCGACCTGACCCTGCAACGGGCGGCCAGGGCCATGGCCGCCCTGGAGGATCGCCCCGAGATCACTCTGGCCGACATTGAGCGTGTGGCCCCCCTGGCGCTGCGCCACCGCCAGCGCGAGGCCCTGCCCCCGCCCCTCGCGCCGCCACCACCGCCCCCGGAACCGGCGCCTGTTCCGCCCGAACACGCCCCGCCCCGCGATACGCAACCCTCCGGCGACGCGACTCACTCTGATGGCCCCGCCACTACCTCAGACGGAGAGAGCGCCGGAACCACCCCGCCCGCGGGCGACCAGGAGCGCGTCTTCGAGGTGGGGAGCGGCTTCGCCGCGCGGCGGATCGAGGCCCGCCCCGATCGCCTGACGCGCCGCGGTTCGGGGCGCCGCTCCCGTACCCGCGCCTTGCGCCTGGGCCGCTATGTGCGGGCCGTGCCCGGTCGAGGCGGACGTGACATCGCCCTCGACGCGACCATCCGCGCCGCGGCCCCCGAACAGCCGCGCCGCTTGCGCCCGCCGGGGATGGCCATCGCCATTCGCGCCCAGGACCTGCGCGAGCGCCAGCGCGAACGGCGTATCGGCAACTTCCTGCTCTTCGTCGTTGACGCCAGCGGCTCAATGGGCGCCCAGGCGCGCATGGTCGCCGCCAAGGGGGCGATCATGGCCCTGCTCGCCGACGCCTACCAGAAGCGCGACCGGGTGGCCCTGATCACCTTCCGCCGCCGCGAGGCCGCCCTGGTCCTGCCCCCGACGGCCTCCATCGAACTGGCCGCGCGCCAGTTGCGCGCCCTGCCGGTTGGCGGGCGCACGCCCCTCGCGGCGGGCCTGGCCGAGGCGGCGCGGGTGCTGCGCCTGCACCTGGCGAAGGAGCCTGCCGCTCGCCCCATCCTGGTGCTGATAACCGACGGCAAGGCCAACGTGGCCCTCGCCCCCGGCGCCGACCCGCGAGCCGAGGCGCTGCGCATCGCCGGGCGCCTGGCCCTTGAGCCGCGCCTGACCCCCATCGTGGTAGATACCGAGGCGCCTGGCCCGGTCCGCTTCGGTCTGGCTCGCGACCTCGCCGAGGCCCTTGGCGCGGTGTGCTACACTCTCGATGACCTCCGGGCCGCCGATCTGATCGCCCTTGTACAATCGAGGTAA
- a CDS encoding nucleotidyltransferase family protein codes for MAVPPELKVPFDLPTLIEICRRHGVTMVGLVGSMARGEATDRSDIDLIVRFAQPTSLIGLIRLEQELSGALGRRVDLLTESALSPYLRDRILRDMQVVYAA; via the coding sequence ATGGCTGTACCACCAGAACTTAAAGTTCCTTTCGATCTCCCAACGTTGATCGAGATCTGCCGGCGTCACGGTGTCACTATGGTGGGTCTTGTCGGCTCAATGGCGCGCGGGGAGGCAACCGACCGCAGCGATATTGACCTGATCGTTCGCTTTGCCCAGCCGACAAGCCTGATCGGACTGATCAGGCTGGAACAGGAGTTGAGCGGTGCGCTTGGGCGCCGGGTTGATTTGCTCACTGAGTCCGCCCTCAGCCCGTACCTCCGCGACCGCATTCTCCGCGATATGCAGGTGGTGTATGCCGCGTGA
- a CDS encoding ABC transporter substrate-binding protein yields MKRLSTLVVTLLFIAGLVACGSQPAAQAPTAAPTPTAPMASTAAPAPTAAPAPTVAPAPTAAPVAEALDANLTEGCVTDYDPDVDYFPDKVTLSHSTAWKVEYFNNYKEVTVLKPYPGATETFRYILVQCGTPVPSDVGDAQVIEVPVKTVAALSTTQFADLIRLGVLDRLVAVQNFKQINSPEVLALVEAGKLKEIGGGHSEINVEAALDLQPDLIMTFAGSDATEWDHPKLIEVGLKAVINSAWLEEESLGRAEWIKYTSLFFNKEAEAERVFAEMEERYTTMAEKARAVANKPSVFTGFMYKGSWYVSGGKSYFARMLADAGADYLWADNDTTGSPQLSFEEVLERAQDADFWVNGSQFWTSASDVLKDDERYAQFAAFQNGHLYNNNLRLNATGGNDYWESGVANPDIILADLIKIFHPELLPDHELVYYRQIKPER; encoded by the coding sequence ATGAAACGCCTCAGCACCCTGGTCGTCACGCTCCTGTTCATCGCCGGGCTGGTGGCCTGCGGCAGCCAGCCGGCCGCCCAGGCGCCCACCGCCGCGCCCACGCCCACCGCGCCCATGGCGTCCACGGCTGCACCCGCCCCCACCGCCGCGCCTGCGCCTACCGTTGCGCCCGCGCCCACCGCTGCACCTGTGGCCGAGGCCCTTGACGCCAACCTGACCGAGGGATGCGTCACCGACTATGACCCGGATGTTGACTACTTCCCTGACAAAGTGACCCTCTCTCACTCGACGGCCTGGAAGGTCGAGTACTTCAACAACTACAAAGAGGTCACCGTTCTGAAGCCATATCCAGGCGCCACGGAGACCTTCCGCTACATCCTGGTGCAGTGCGGCACCCCTGTCCCGAGCGATGTCGGCGACGCGCAGGTGATCGAGGTTCCGGTCAAAACCGTTGCCGCCCTTTCGACAACGCAGTTCGCCGACCTTATCCGCCTGGGCGTGCTGGACCGGCTGGTGGCGGTGCAGAACTTCAAGCAGATCAACTCTCCCGAAGTGCTGGCCCTGGTCGAAGCCGGCAAGCTGAAGGAAATTGGTGGCGGTCACAGCGAAATAAACGTTGAGGCTGCCCTCGACCTGCAACCCGATCTGATCATGACCTTCGCCGGCTCCGATGCAACGGAATGGGATCACCCGAAGCTGATCGAGGTGGGGCTGAAGGCGGTGATCAACTCTGCCTGGCTCGAAGAGGAGTCGCTGGGCCGCGCCGAGTGGATCAAATACACGAGCCTCTTCTTCAACAAGGAGGCCGAGGCCGAACGGGTCTTCGCCGAGATGGAGGAACGCTACACGACCATGGCCGAAAAAGCCAGGGCGGTGGCCAATAAGCCTTCCGTGTTTACCGGGTTTATGTACAAAGGCTCGTGGTACGTGTCGGGCGGCAAGAGCTACTTTGCGCGGATGTTGGCCGACGCGGGGGCCGACTACCTCTGGGCCGACAATGACACCACCGGAAGCCCCCAGCTCAGTTTCGAGGAGGTGCTTGAACGCGCCCAGGATGCCGATTTCTGGGTCAACGGCAGCCAGTTCTGGACGAGCGCGAGCGATGTGCTGAAGGATGACGAGCGCTACGCGCAGTTCGCCGCCTTCCAGAACGGGCATCTGTACAACAACAACCTGCGCCTGAACGCCACCGGTGGCAATGACTACTGGGAGAGCGGCGTCGCCAACCCGGACATCATTCTGGCCGACCTGATCAAGATCTTCCACCCGGAGTTGTTGCCCGACCACGAACTTGTTTATTACCGGCAGATCAAGCCGGAGAGGTAA
- a CDS encoding ABC transporter ATP-binding protein — protein MSTTVLATEALSIGYAPRRGPRRVIAEDLNLALHAGEVVCLLGPNGVGKSTLLRTLVGMQPPLAGRVFLDGADLAALSAREIARRLSVVLTERIEVGQLTAYALVALGRHPHTDWTGRLTPRDEEVARWALEAVDAVNLAARLVHELSDGERQRVMVARALAQEPLVMILDEPTAFLDLPRRVEMMRLLRRLARETNRALLLSTHDLDLALRSADALWLLAPGGVMRVGAPEDLVLGGAFEAAFASEGITFDRHQGHFHVHPPAYRRVALVGDGLVGVWTARALERAGCLVVGGDEPAPIRVIISGSEPAPRWNVWLDGAAPQRVASLRELVALIRQRAVMEEAA, from the coding sequence ATGAGCACAACGGTACTGGCAACCGAAGCCCTGAGCATCGGCTACGCGCCCCGCCGCGGGCCGCGGCGGGTGATTGCCGAGGATCTGAACCTGGCCCTCCACGCCGGGGAAGTGGTGTGCCTGCTGGGACCCAACGGCGTGGGCAAGTCCACCCTGCTGCGCACGCTGGTAGGCATGCAGCCGCCCCTGGCCGGGCGGGTGTTCCTCGACGGGGCCGACCTGGCCGCCCTGAGCGCCCGCGAGATCGCCCGGCGCCTCAGCGTCGTGCTGACCGAGCGCATCGAGGTGGGCCAGTTGACCGCCTACGCCCTCGTGGCCCTGGGGCGCCACCCCCATACCGACTGGACCGGCCGGCTGACGCCGCGTGACGAAGAAGTTGCCCGCTGGGCGCTGGAAGCGGTGGACGCGGTGAACCTGGCGGCCCGGCTGGTGCACGAACTGAGCGACGGCGAGCGCCAGCGGGTCATGGTGGCGCGGGCGCTGGCCCAGGAGCCGCTGGTAATGATCCTCGACGAGCCAACCGCCTTCCTCGACCTGCCGCGCCGGGTGGAGATGATGCGCCTGCTGCGCCGCCTGGCCCGCGAGACCAACCGGGCGCTGCTGCTCTCGACCCATGATCTGGACCTGGCCCTGCGCAGCGCCGATGCTCTCTGGCTACTGGCGCCGGGGGGCGTGATGCGCGTCGGCGCGCCAGAGGACCTGGTGCTCGGCGGGGCCTTCGAGGCCGCCTTTGCCAGTGAGGGGATCACCTTTGACCGGCATCAGGGCCACTTCCACGTCCATCCGCCGGCCTACCGGCGCGTGGCCCTGGTCGGCGACGGGCTGGTCGGCGTGTGGACCGCCCGCGCCCTGGAGCGGGCCGGCTGCCTGGTCGTCGGCGGCGACGAACCGGCGCCGATACGGGTGATCATCTCCGGCAGCGAACCAGCGCCGCGCTGGAACGTCTGGCTCGACGGGGCCGCGCCGCAGCGGGTGGCCTCGCTGCGCGAACTGGTCGCCCTGATCCGCCAGCGGGCGGTGATGGAGGAAGCAGCGTGA
- a CDS encoding iron ABC transporter permease, with the protein MAEITRSTSEATPTASPWPRLGLRPLALVVMLGLVVGAFLLSLSLGSVRIPLEQVLSILLGGQPERATWKTIIFDFRLPKALTATLAGAALGVSGLQMQTLFRNPLADPFVLGVSSGASLGVALVVLTVGAANNTLLAVAGLLGNLSLVAAASLGAGAVLILVLALARRVQSSVTLLILGLMIGYLTSAIVSLLLYFSIAERIQAYVAWSFGSFGGVTWTQMRVLAPTILAGLLLALVLTKALNALLLGEAYARSMGLDIRQARVGIVASGAVLAGTVTAFCGPIAFLGIAIPHLCRALLRSADHRVLIPACALVGATAALLADLVAQAPGTNVVLPLNAITALIGAPVVVWIILRRGVGRGTFGV; encoded by the coding sequence ATGGCCGAAATAACCCGCTCAACTTCTGAAGCGACTCCCACCGCCTCCCCCTGGCCGCGGCTGGGGCTGCGCCCCCTGGCCCTGGTAGTAATGCTTGGCCTGGTCGTCGGCGCCTTTTTGCTCAGCCTGAGTCTGGGATCGGTGCGCATCCCCCTGGAGCAGGTGCTGAGCATCCTGCTCGGCGGCCAGCCGGAGCGCGCGACGTGGAAGACGATCATCTTCGACTTCCGGCTCCCCAAGGCGCTCACCGCCACCCTGGCCGGCGCCGCCCTCGGCGTCAGCGGCCTGCAGATGCAGACCCTCTTCCGCAACCCGCTGGCCGACCCCTTCGTGCTGGGGGTCAGCTCCGGGGCCAGTCTGGGGGTGGCCCTGGTGGTGCTGACCGTAGGCGCGGCCAACAACACCCTGCTCGCCGTCGCCGGCCTGCTGGGCAACCTGAGCCTGGTTGCCGCCGCCAGCCTCGGCGCGGGGGCGGTGCTCATCCTGGTGCTGGCCCTGGCCCGGCGCGTGCAGAGCAGCGTGACCCTGCTCATCCTGGGATTGATGATCGGCTATCTGACCAGCGCGATTGTCAGTCTGCTGCTCTACTTCAGCATCGCCGAGCGCATTCAGGCCTATGTCGCCTGGAGCTTCGGCAGCTTCGGCGGGGTGACCTGGACGCAGATGCGCGTGCTGGCCCCGACGATCCTCGCCGGCCTGCTGCTGGCCCTGGTGTTGACCAAGGCCCTCAACGCCCTGCTGCTGGGCGAAGCCTATGCCCGCAGCATGGGGCTGGACATCCGCCAGGCGCGGGTGGGCATTGTCGCCAGCGGGGCCGTGCTTGCCGGGACGGTGACGGCCTTCTGCGGGCCAATTGCCTTCCTGGGCATCGCCATCCCCCACCTCTGCCGCGCTCTGCTGCGCAGCGCCGACCACCGCGTCCTCATCCCCGCCTGCGCCCTGGTCGGCGCCACCGCCGCCCTCCTGGCCGACCTGGTCGCCCAGGCCCCCGGCACGAACGTGGTGCTGCCGTTGAACGCCATTACCGCCCTGATCGGCGCGCCGGTGGTGGTGTGGATCATTCTGCGCCGCGGCGTAGGAAGGGGAACGTTTGGCGTATGA
- a CDS encoding (2Fe-2S) ferredoxin domain-containing protein, producing MPEPPTMNPYTRHIFICTGSYCDPRGLAEALYARLPRLLGPLGHYENPRRVKRGTAACLGVCSGGPIVVVYPEGIWYHHVDEAVLERIVREHLERNQPVEEHVFHRLRAQ from the coding sequence GTGCCTGAACCACCCACAATGAACCCGTACACCCGCCACATCTTTATCTGCACGGGGAGCTACTGCGACCCCCGAGGCCTGGCGGAGGCGCTCTACGCCCGTCTGCCGCGCCTGCTCGGCCCGCTGGGACACTACGAGAATCCCCGGCGGGTCAAGCGGGGCACAGCCGCGTGCCTTGGCGTCTGCTCCGGCGGGCCGATTGTAGTGGTGTATCCCGAAGGGATCTGGTACCACCACGTGGACGAAGCCGTGCTCGAACGCATCGTGCGTGAGCATCTTGAGCGGAACCAGCCCGTAGAGGAGCATGTCTTTCACCGTTTGCGGGCGCAGTAG
- a CDS encoding class I SAM-dependent methyltransferase has translation MSTSPIDFVAAWAAAMRRRPSKRLDPAEDRAFWQQYAAEYDVRAGSAGAVPRCLALVAGLLGPDDTLLDVGAGTGRFTLPLARHVRSVTALDQSAAMLDMLERKASLHGITNIRRVEADWPNASVEPHDVVLAAWSLYRQLDIGAALARLVAVTRRTLVVLDGVGNDPPHRPLFERYFGAWSESELPNHLYLAGALWQQGLLAEVRIVTETRIIAGETAHAIAGQLAPLNTPPEVVTALAYDLAPLLAPHEDGYRYVYQQAAGVVIWHADCETQRR, from the coding sequence GTGAGCACGTCGCCGATTGATTTTGTCGCCGCCTGGGCCGCCGCGATGCGCCGGCGCCCGAGCAAGCGCCTCGATCCGGCCGAGGATCGCGCCTTCTGGCAGCAGTATGCCGCGGAGTACGATGTGCGCGCCGGATCGGCGGGTGCGGTGCCCCGCTGCCTGGCGCTGGTCGCCGGCCTGCTTGGCCCTGACGATACGCTGCTCGATGTTGGCGCGGGCACGGGGCGCTTCACCCTCCCCCTGGCCCGGCACGTGCGCTCGGTGACGGCGCTCGATCAATCGGCGGCGATGCTGGATATGCTCGAGCGTAAGGCGTCCCTCCACGGGATCACCAATATCCGCCGGGTCGAAGCCGACTGGCCGAATGCATCGGTCGAACCGCACGATGTGGTGCTGGCGGCCTGGTCGCTCTACCGCCAGCTCGATATTGGCGCGGCCCTCGCCAGGCTCGTCGCCGTCACCCGACGGACTCTTGTGGTGCTCGATGGGGTAGGGAACGATCCGCCGCATCGCCCGCTGTTCGAGCGCTACTTCGGGGCCTGGAGCGAGTCGGAACTCCCCAACCACCTCTACCTGGCGGGCGCCCTCTGGCAACAGGGGTTGCTGGCCGAGGTGCGGATCGTGACCGAGACGCGCATCATCGCGGGGGAAACGGCGCACGCCATCGCCGGCCAACTGGCGCCGTTGAACACTCCGCCAGAGGTCGTCACGGCGCTGGCGTATGACCTCGCGCCTCTGCTTGCACCGCATGAAGATGGGTATCGTTATGTCTACCAGCAGGCGGCGGGGGTGGTGATCTGGCATGCCGATTGTGAGACGCAAAGACGCTGA
- a CDS encoding YbaN family protein encodes MEPIEDPPQPRASPLRWLFLSIGTLSLGIGALGTVVPGLPTTPFVLLAAACYVRSSERLYRWLITNRVFGPVLETWRTQRGMTLRAKLVTLALVWLMLGSAALFLAESLFMKLVLIGIASVKTVVLARIRTVAAEG; translated from the coding sequence ATGGAACCTATCGAGGACCCACCGCAACCCCGCGCCAGCCCGCTTCGCTGGCTATTCCTCAGCATAGGCACGCTGTCGCTGGGGATCGGCGCGCTCGGAACAGTGGTACCGGGACTACCAACGACGCCGTTTGTGCTCCTCGCAGCAGCTTGCTACGTGCGCAGCTCCGAGCGGCTTTACCGCTGGCTGATCACCAACCGCGTGTTCGGGCCGGTCCTCGAAACCTGGCGCACTCAACGCGGAATGACCCTGCGCGCGAAACTGGTCACCCTGGCGCTGGTCTGGCTCATGCTGGGAAGCGCGGCGCTGTTTCTGGCGGAAAGTCTGTTCATGAAGCTCGTCCTCATCGGGATCGCCAGCGTCAAGACGGTAGTGCTGGCGCGGATCCGCACCGTAGCGGCGGAAGGTTGA
- a CDS encoding ABC transporter ATP-binding protein, whose translation MKVDVTNVSWSVAGVQIVREVSLRCAPGSFVGLIGPNGSGKSSLLRTIYRVLQPDAGHILLDADDVWRMSARKAAQRIAVVLQEHGGEFDFSVREMVLMGRSPHKNLLDRDTAEDMRIVDDALSKVGMRSFAERSFLTLSGGEKQRVLVARALAQQTRFLVLDEPTNHLDIHYQLEVLDLVRGLGVTTIAAMHDLNLAALYCDQIYVLKGGQVVASGPPEAVLTPELIYSVYRVRAEVAPHPTTGRLHVVFLPLGMMTEGVDAESR comes from the coding sequence ATGAAGGTGGACGTTACGAATGTGTCGTGGAGCGTCGCCGGGGTGCAGATCGTGCGCGAGGTGAGTCTGCGCTGCGCCCCCGGCAGCTTCGTGGGGCTGATCGGCCCAAACGGCAGCGGCAAGTCGTCGCTGCTGCGCACGATCTACCGTGTCCTGCAACCCGATGCCGGCCACATCCTGCTGGACGCGGACGATGTCTGGCGCATGAGTGCGCGCAAGGCCGCGCAACGCATCGCGGTTGTCTTGCAAGAGCACGGCGGCGAATTTGACTTCAGCGTGCGCGAGATGGTGCTGATGGGCCGTTCACCGCACAAGAATCTGCTCGACCGCGACACCGCCGAGGATATGCGGATCGTTGATGACGCTCTCTCCAAGGTGGGGATGCGCTCCTTCGCCGAACGCAGTTTTCTGACCCTCTCCGGCGGAGAAAAGCAGCGGGTGCTGGTGGCGCGGGCCCTGGCGCAGCAAACGCGCTTTCTGGTGCTCGATGAGCCAACTAACCACCTCGACATTCACTACCAGCTCGAAGTGCTCGACCTGGTGCGCGGACTCGGAGTTACGACCATCGCCGCTATGCACGACCTGAACCTGGCGGCGCTGTACTGCGACCAGATCTATGTGCTCAAGGGCGGTCAGGTGGTGGCGAGCGGCCCGCCCGAGGCAGTGCTGACGCCGGAGTTAATCTATTCCGTCTACAGGGTGCGGGCCGAAGTGGCGCCCCACCCGACCACCGGGCGGCTGCACGTGGTGTTTCTCCCTCTGGGGATGATGACGGAGGGGGTTGATGCGGAGTCGCGGTAA